Proteins co-encoded in one Planktothrix sp. FACHB-1365 genomic window:
- a CDS encoding prohibitin family protein, with protein MKSAEPQAGLTSIILGIALAILALISVNSFVIVNPGQAGVLSILGKAQDGVLLEGIHFKPPLVSNVDIYDLTVQKFEVPAQSSTKDLQQLSASFAINFRLDPLQVVRIRREQGTLQNVVSKVVAPQTQESFKIAAAKRTIEEAITQRELLKSDFDEALNERLDKYGIIVLDTSVVDLAFSPEFAKAVEEKQIAEQRARRAVYIAKEAEQQAQADINRAKGTAEAQRLLAETLKATGGQLVLQKEAIEAWEKGGAQMPKVLIMNGDNKSMVPFLFNLGNLPEMGYE; from the coding sequence ATGAAAAGTGCAGAACCTCAAGCAGGTTTAACCAGTATTATTTTAGGAATTGCCTTAGCAATATTAGCATTAATCTCCGTAAATTCTTTTGTTATTGTTAACCCGGGTCAAGCGGGAGTATTGAGTATTTTAGGAAAAGCGCAAGATGGGGTATTATTAGAAGGAATTCATTTTAAGCCCCCTTTAGTTTCTAATGTTGACATTTATGATTTAACGGTGCAGAAATTTGAAGTTCCCGCCCAAAGTTCTACTAAGGATTTACAACAATTATCAGCGAGTTTTGCCATTAACTTTAGGCTTGACCCGCTACAAGTGGTGAGAATTCGACGAGAACAGGGAACGTTACAAAATGTTGTTTCTAAAGTAGTTGCTCCCCAAACCCAAGAATCTTTTAAAATTGCAGCAGCAAAACGAACCATTGAAGAAGCGATTACGCAACGGGAATTATTGAAATCAGACTTTGATGAAGCACTGAATGAACGATTAGATAAATATGGAATCATTGTCTTAGATACCAGTGTGGTTGATTTGGCTTTTTCTCCTGAATTTGCCAAAGCCGTTGAAGAAAAACAAATTGCTGAACAACGAGCAAGACGAGCAGTTTATATTGCGAAAGAAGCAGAACAACAAGCTCAAGCTGATATTAATCGGGCAAAAGGAACGGCGGAAGCTCAACGATTATTAGCAGAAACATTGAAAGCTACAGGGGGACAATTAGTCTTACAAAAAGAAGCCATTGAAGCTTGGGAAAAGGGAGGTGCTCAAATGCCAAAAGTGTTAATTATGAATGGAGATAATAAAAGTATGGTTCCGTTTTTATTTAATTTAGGGAATCTCCCAGAAATGGGTTATGAATAA
- a CDS encoding DUF5615 family PIN-like protein, translating to MKIKLDENLGNLRAVSRLRLAGHDVETVRSQNLSSTDDFSLIEICHREGRCLITLDRGFSNSFRYNPSNYSGIVVIRLPSQPTPQDLDEAIDTLVNALDETEVEGKLWIIQRDKIWQYQPSQQSEF from the coding sequence ATGAAAATCAAACTTGATGAAAATTTAGGAAATCTTCGGGCTGTATCACGTTTACGTTTAGCAGGTCATGATGTTGAAACTGTCAGAAGTCAAAATCTAAGTTCAACGGATGATTTCAGCTTAATTGAAATTTGTCATCGTGAGGGAAGATGTTTAATTACTTTGGATAGAGGGTTTAGTAATTCTTTCCGCTATAATCCGTCTAATTATTCAGGAATTGTGGTTATCCGTTTACCTTCTCAACCCACCCCACAAGATTTGGATGAGGCAATTGATACCCTAGTTAATGCTTTAGATGAAACAGAAGTAGAAGGTAAACTCTGGATAATCCAAAGAGACAAAATTTGGCAATATCAACCCTCACAACAGTCTGAGTTTTAA